The Podarcis raffonei isolate rPodRaf1 chromosome 2, rPodRaf1.pri, whole genome shotgun sequence genome window below encodes:
- the LOC128409367 gene encoding zinc finger protein 883-like yields the protein MKETESVNLARMEGGRWTVDLVRLSPASLLTASERSLPGTSERSDGDEWEGKNKGDHNRIHISEKSNKYSEYGENIGQSSQSTSNQRKSFIRRDSLTSHERIHRGEKLYHCRECGKSFNRKDSLTSHQRIHTGEKPYQCLECGKSFSHRSHLTCHQRIHTGEKPYQCLECGKSFNQSIHLTSHQRIHTGEKPYQCFECGKSFSASSSLTLHQRIHTGEKPFQCLECGKSFSHSHSLTSHQRIHTGQKPYQCLECGKSFSHSHSLTSHQRIHTGKKPYQCLECGKSFSHSQSLTSHQRIHTGEKPYQCLECVKSFSRKDSLTSHQRIHSGEKSFQCLECGKSFSHRQSLYSHQKVHTGEKPHQCLECGKSFSQSQSLYSHQRIHTGEKPYQCFECGKSFSQSSHLIIHKRIHTGEKPYQCLECGKSFSHREHLICHQRIHTGEKPYQCLECGKSFSQRTQLASHQRIHTGEKPYHCFECSKSFSHSKSLALHHRIHTGEKPYQCLECGKSFSQRTHLASHQRIHTGEKPYQCLECGKSFSQKDSLAFHQRIHTGEKPNHCLECGKSFSKSAHLASHQRIHTGEKPYQCFECGKSFSHSRSLALHHRIHTREKSS from the coding sequence ATGGTGATGAATgggaagggaagaacaagggagaccacaacagaatccacatatcggagaaatcaaataaatattcagagtATGGAGAGAACATCGGCCAGAGCTCCCAGTCCACCTCCAATCAACGAAAGAGCTTTATTCGGAGGGATAGCCTCACTTCACATGAaagaattcacagaggagagaaaTTGTATCACTgcagagaatgtggaaagagcttcaatcggaaggacagtctcacttcccatcaaagaattcatacgggggagaaaccctatcagtgcttagaatgtggaaagagctttagtcacagATCacatctcacttgccatcaaagaattcatacaggggagaaaccctatcagtgcttagaatgtggaaagagctttaatcaaAGCATACATCTCacgtcccatcaaagaattcatacaggggagaaaccctatcagtgctttgaatgtggaaagagcttcagtgcaaGCAGCAgtctcactttgcatcaaagaattcatacaggggagaaaccttttcagtgcctggaatgtggaaaaagcttcagtcacagccacagtctcacttcccatcaaagaattcatacagggcagaaaccctatcagtgcttggaatgtggaaaaagcttcagtcacagccacagtctcacttcccatcaaagaattcatacagggaagaaaccctatcagtgcttggaatgcgggAAGAGTTTCAGTCACAGTcagagtctcacttcccatcaaagaatccatacaggggagaaaccctatcagtgcttggaatgtgtgaagagcttcagtcgaaaggacagtctcacttcccatcaaagaattcattcaggggagaaatcctttcagtgcttggaatgtgggaagagcttcagtcacagacagagtctctattcccatcaaaaagttcatacaggagagaaaccacatcagtgcttggaatgtggaaagagcttcagtcaaagtcagagtctctattcccatcaaagaatccatacaggggagaaaccctatcagtgctttgaatgtgggaaaAGTTTCAGTCAAAGCTCCCATCTCATAATCCataaaagaatccatacaggggagaaaccataccagtgcttggaatgtgggaagagcttcagtcacagagaACATCTCATttgccatcaaagaatccatacaggggagaaaccctatcagtgcttggaatgtggaaagagcttcagtcagagaacccagctcgcttcccaccaaagaatccatacaggggagaaaccctatcactgctttgAATGttcaaagagcttcagtcacagcaagAGTCTCGCTTTGCATcacagaatccatacaggggagaaaccctatcagtgcttggaatgtggaaagagcttcagtcagagaacccatctcgcttcccatcaaagaatccatacaggggagaaaccctatcagtgcttggaatgtggaaagagcttcagtcaaaaggaCAGTCTCGCTTTTCATCAAAGaatacatacaggggagaaacccaatcactgcttggaatgtgggaagagcttcagtaagagcgcccatctcgcttcccaccaaagaatccatacaggggagaaaccctatcagtgctttgaatgtggaaagagcttcagtcacagccgcaGTCTCGCTTTGCATCACAGAATTCACACCAGAGAGAAATCTTcttag